The Edaphobacter sp. 12200R-103 genome contains a region encoding:
- a CDS encoding histidine-type phosphatase translates to MPFRSSLLVLLLLATLRLPAQQSSSPDDQIRAVVIIARHGVRTPIESETRSSVFNAQPWPAWPTEPGLLTPHGIDALKRMGEFYRQRYAPLLQGCGSVKVESTNVPRTIASANAVMSVIAPSCNLQITPDLTADPPNIDKAKLADAIAGRMAAEPQWFTHAFARPLAEMHDVLTACTGCKSVPDFRTMMLATGTQSNSMMQAGATSSSHAVTQRDPAKENAVAVGADFAENFLLQYTEGLPTNQVGWGRVPRAKLDDLMEMNTRYHDFILRTPYYAQEAAGPMAQKISQWMSTVAAGPNIPIRTGRPDAPAGGGESLLYLSAHDANLTWLGGLLRIDWIVSDETINATPPGSALVFELVHNTHTNADTIRAFFIAQTLDQIRNLTSLTGAEKPSIAPIFIPGCSGSAPEYACSVSRFAQMVDEATRPR, encoded by the coding sequence ATGCCCTTCCGCTCCAGCCTCCTCGTACTCCTTCTGCTCGCCACACTGCGTCTCCCCGCGCAACAGTCATCTTCCCCAGACGATCAGATTCGCGCCGTAGTCATCATCGCCCGCCACGGGGTCCGCACACCCATCGAGAGCGAGACCCGCTCCAGCGTCTTCAACGCCCAGCCCTGGCCCGCCTGGCCGACTGAACCCGGCCTCCTCACACCCCATGGCATTGACGCCCTCAAGCGCATGGGCGAGTTCTACCGCCAGCGCTACGCCCCTCTGCTTCAGGGCTGCGGCAGCGTCAAGGTCGAATCCACCAATGTCCCCCGCACCATCGCCTCGGCCAACGCCGTCATGTCGGTGATCGCGCCTTCCTGCAACCTGCAGATCACCCCCGACCTCACAGCCGATCCGCCTAACATCGACAAGGCCAAGCTCGCCGACGCCATCGCCGGCCGCATGGCCGCCGAGCCCCAGTGGTTCACCCATGCCTTTGCGCGTCCGCTCGCCGAGATGCACGATGTGCTGACCGCCTGCACGGGCTGCAAATCCGTCCCCGACTTCCGCACCATGATGCTCGCCACAGGGACGCAGTCCAACAGCATGATGCAGGCCGGAGCCACCAGCTCCAGCCACGCCGTTACTCAGCGCGACCCCGCCAAAGAAAACGCCGTCGCCGTCGGCGCCGACTTCGCCGAAAACTTCCTCCTCCAGTACACCGAGGGCCTGCCGACGAATCAGGTCGGCTGGGGCCGCGTCCCCCGTGCAAAGCTCGATGATCTGATGGAGATGAACACCCGTTACCACGACTTTATTCTGCGCACGCCCTACTACGCGCAGGAGGCCGCCGGGCCGATGGCACAGAAGATCAGCCAATGGATGTCTACAGTCGCAGCCGGCCCGAATATTCCGATCAGAACGGGGAGACCTGACGCTCCCGCGGGCGGCGGAGAGAGTCTGCTGTATCTCTCCGCGCACGACGCCAATCTGACCTGGCTGGGCGGCCTGCTCCGCATCGACTGGATCGTCAGCGACGAGACCATCAACGCCACACCTCCGGGCTCGGCGCTTGTCTTTGAGCTCGTGCACAACACCCATACCAATGCCGACACTATCCGGGCCTTCTTCATCGCCCAGACGCTCGACCAGATCCGGAACCTCACCTCGCTCACCGGCGCAGAGAAGCCCTCGATCGCCCCCATCTTTATCCCCGGTTGCAGCGGCTCCGCCCCGGAGTACGCCTGTTCCGTGTCCAGATTCGCGCAGATGGTCGACGAGGCTACACGCCCGCGTTAG
- a CDS encoding RNA polymerase sigma factor: protein METTVSFEKATSEGWTDLQVIDQVKAGNTALYEIIMRRYNQRLYRAALSILRDPTEAEDVIQDAYVRAYQHLDQFAGRSAFSTWLTRIAINESLHRLKLRQRNQQVTEFDADEEESMNVMEPSLDPEQRASMLELGQLLEEAVLELPGQYRSVIMLRDIEELSTAETAAALELTEENVKIRLHRGHAMMRDRLYARVGSQGKAAFPFMGSRCDQVVRGVFMKLHAMEH, encoded by the coding sequence ATGGAGACGACGGTAAGTTTCGAAAAGGCGACTTCAGAGGGCTGGACCGACCTGCAGGTGATCGACCAGGTGAAGGCCGGCAATACAGCCCTCTATGAGATCATCATGCGCCGCTACAACCAGCGGCTTTACCGCGCGGCTCTCTCGATTCTGCGCGACCCTACAGAGGCCGAAGATGTGATTCAGGACGCGTATGTGCGGGCCTATCAACACCTGGATCAGTTTGCCGGGCGCTCGGCTTTTTCGACGTGGCTGACGCGCATCGCCATTAACGAATCCCTGCATCGGTTGAAGTTACGTCAGCGCAATCAGCAGGTCACGGAGTTCGACGCAGATGAGGAAGAATCGATGAATGTGATGGAGCCATCGCTCGACCCGGAACAGAGAGCCTCGATGCTGGAGCTTGGCCAGCTTCTGGAGGAGGCGGTACTGGAACTCCCAGGCCAGTACCGCAGTGTCATCATGCTGCGGGATATCGAGGAACTGAGCACGGCGGAGACCGCGGCTGCACTGGAGCTTACAGAAGAGAACGTCAAAATTCGCCTGCATCGCGGACACGCGATGATGCGCGACCGCCTGTATGCACGGGTGGGGTCGCAGGGGAAGGCGGCCTTTCCCTTTATGGGCTCCCGCTGCGACCAGGTAGTCCGGGGAGTCTTCATGAAACTGCACGCGATGGAACACTGA
- a CDS encoding PadR family transcriptional regulator — protein sequence MTPEKSEVLQGTLDLMILKTLHALGPLHGFGIARRIEQLSEDVLTLNEGTVYTSLLRLQQKKWIASEWGISENNRRARFYSITRRGLKQLAIETENWERISGVISRVLALEAE from the coding sequence ATGACGCCGGAGAAGTCCGAGGTTTTACAGGGAACGCTGGATCTGATGATCCTGAAGACGCTGCATGCGCTGGGGCCTCTGCATGGGTTTGGCATAGCGCGGCGCATCGAGCAGCTGAGTGAGGACGTTCTCACGCTGAACGAGGGGACGGTGTATACCTCGCTGCTTCGCCTGCAGCAGAAAAAGTGGATCGCGAGTGAGTGGGGCATCTCGGAGAACAACCGGCGCGCGCGGTTCTACAGCATTACACGGCGGGGACTGAAACAGCTTGCGATTGAGACCGAGAACTGGGAGCGCATCTCGGGAGTCATCAGCCGCGTGCTGGCGCTTGAGGCAGAGTGA